Proteins co-encoded in one Crateriforma spongiae genomic window:
- a CDS encoding cbb3-type cytochrome c oxidase N-terminal domain-containing protein, with translation MSSVTPETPDAGAVPDDPLTGHSYDGIQEFDNPLPGWWKWLFVGTMLFSPPYFFYFHSGVESRTRAASYDRDLAKNLQLQFAEIGELKADRETVVKFLYKPNWLQVGKVVFKTNCQSCHGADGGGLVGPNLTDDHYKNVREIEDIIGVLQNGAAAGAMPAWKNRLSTNELVLAASYVASMRGTEAANPKAPEGNVIAPWPDPPAEPDAQ, from the coding sequence ATGAGTAGTGTGACCCCCGAGACGCCCGATGCTGGCGCGGTGCCGGACGATCCGTTGACCGGTCATAGTTACGACGGCATCCAGGAATTCGATAACCCGTTGCCGGGTTGGTGGAAGTGGTTGTTCGTCGGAACGATGTTGTTTTCGCCGCCCTACTTTTTCTATTTCCACAGTGGTGTGGAAAGTCGGACGCGTGCGGCCTCCTATGACCGTGATCTCGCAAAGAACTTGCAGCTTCAGTTTGCCGAGATCGGTGAATTGAAAGCGGATCGTGAGACCGTGGTGAAATTCCTGTACAAGCCCAACTGGCTGCAGGTCGGTAAGGTCGTCTTCAAAACGAATTGTCAGTCATGCCATGGCGCCGATGGTGGCGGTTTGGTCGGCCCGAATCTGACGGATGATCATTATAAGAACGTCCGTGAGATTGAAGACATCATTGGTGTGCTGCAAAACGGTGCCGCCGCTGGTGCAATGCCGGCATGGAAAAATCGTTTAAGTACAAACGAACTGGTGCTTGCCGCCAGTTATGTGGCCAGCATGCGTGGGACCGAAGCGGCGAATCCTAAAGCGCCCGAAGGAAACGTGATCGCGCCCTGGCCAGATCCGCCGGCGGAACCCGACGCCCAATAG
- the ccoG gene encoding cytochrome c oxidase accessory protein CcoG translates to MNAPSPMLEAPEHVLSTLEGDGSRRWLRPKLAKGQWWRRRQILAYVLIVVFVALPHLRINGRPLILLDIPARKFVLAGHTFLPTDTVLLALLLVSILITIVLLTALTGRVWCGWGCPQTVYMEYVFRPIDRFFEGTLGRGGKPKRKVTGIRAVLRFLVYLVLCMALAHTFLAYFVGTERLAQWMQSSPFQHPIAFVVMFGTTGLMLFDFLFFREQMCLIACPYGRFQSVMLDRHSLIVAYDETRGEPRKKGKRDVSLPIAERSAGDCVDCNQCVVVCPTGIDIRDGLQMECINCTQCIDACDDVMDRVGLPKGLIRYSSQDAMAGNPLRFLRMRTVLYPAALVAVLSIFFVVLSTKFAFDARLIRSAGNPFQRGANGQIVNNFRLRLWNRSEDNQDYEFQIVRPEGALLVQQENSGANLDPGQTELIPLTIQVPPSKFGPAGQCDGEIEITDGAGNQRTVTTKLLGPR, encoded by the coding sequence ATGAACGCCCCGTCCCCAATGTTGGAAGCGCCCGAACATGTGCTAAGCACGTTGGAGGGCGACGGGTCACGTCGATGGCTGCGTCCCAAGTTGGCCAAGGGGCAATGGTGGCGTCGACGACAGATTTTGGCTTATGTTTTGATCGTCGTTTTCGTGGCGTTGCCGCATTTACGGATCAACGGACGGCCGCTGATCTTGTTGGACATTCCCGCACGTAAGTTCGTGCTGGCCGGACACACGTTTTTGCCAACCGACACGGTGTTGTTGGCGTTGCTGTTGGTGTCCATTCTGATCACGATCGTCTTGTTGACCGCTTTGACAGGACGCGTTTGGTGCGGATGGGGATGTCCGCAAACGGTCTACATGGAGTATGTGTTCCGACCGATTGATCGTTTTTTTGAAGGCACCTTGGGACGTGGCGGAAAGCCCAAGCGAAAGGTGACCGGTATCCGGGCGGTGCTGCGGTTTCTGGTTTACCTTGTTTTGTGTATGGCGTTGGCCCACACCTTCCTGGCGTACTTTGTTGGTACCGAACGTCTGGCACAGTGGATGCAAAGCAGCCCGTTTCAGCATCCGATCGCTTTTGTTGTCATGTTCGGGACCACGGGGTTGATGCTGTTCGACTTTCTGTTCTTTCGCGAACAGATGTGTCTGATCGCCTGTCCCTATGGACGTTTCCAATCGGTGATGTTGGATCGGCACAGCTTGATCGTCGCGTATGACGAAACTCGTGGCGAACCGAGAAAGAAGGGTAAGCGTGATGTCAGTCTGCCGATCGCCGAACGTAGTGCCGGCGATTGTGTGGATTGCAATCAGTGTGTGGTGGTGTGCCCAACGGGCATTGATATTCGTGACGGCTTGCAGATGGAATGCATCAATTGCACCCAGTGTATTGATGCCTGCGATGACGTGATGGACCGCGTTGGTTTGCCCAAGGGGTTGATCCGCTACAGTTCCCAGGACGCCATGGCGGGCAATCCGCTGCGGTTTCTGCGGATGCGAACGGTGTTGTACCCGGCGGCGTTGGTCGCCGTGCTGTCGATCTTCTTCGTGGTGTTGTCAACGAAGTTTGCGTTCGACGCGCGATTGATCCGGTCGGCGGGCAATCCCTTTCAAAGGGGTGCCAACGGCCAGATCGTGAACAACTTCCGCTTGCGTCTGTGGAATCGAAGCGAAGACAATCAAGACTATGAGTTCCAAATCGTTCGGCCCGAAGGAGCCTTGTTGGTGCAGCAAGAAAATTCCGGCGCCAACCTGGACCCCGGTCAAACGGAATTGATCCCGCTGACGATACAAGTGCCTCCGTCCAAGTTTGGACCGGCGGGCCAGTGCGACGGTGAAATCGAAATCACCGACGGTGCGGGCAATCAACGCACCGTGACGACAAAACTGCTCGGACCTCGCTGA